Proteins encoded by one window of Elaeis guineensis isolate ETL-2024a chromosome 12, EG11, whole genome shotgun sequence:
- the LOC105055754 gene encoding cytochrome c1-2, heme protein, mitochondrial produces MASRSAINQLLRKRPQFQSSVPLLVPSFVFKQDQETVGSASVKSLRALAFLGAGVSGVLSFATIASADEAEHGLPCPSYPWPHKGILSSYDHASIRRGHQVYQQVCASCHSMSLISYRDLVGVAYTEEETKNMAAEIEVVDGPNDEGEMFTRPGKLSDRFPQPYPNEQAARFANGGAYPPDLSLITKARHDGQNYVFALLTGYRDPPAGVVIREGLHYNPYFPGGAIAMPKMLIDDAVEYEDGTPATESQMGKDVVTFLSWAAEPEMEERKLVGFKWIFLLSLALLQAAYYRRLRWSVLKSRKLIVDVVN; encoded by the exons ATGGCTTCAAGAAGTGCCATCAACCAGCTTTTGAGGAAGAGGCCTCAATTTCAATCATCT GTCCCACTTTTGGTTCCATCTTTTGTGTTTAAGCAAGATCAAGAAACTGTTGGATCTGCTAGTGTGAAGTCACTAAGAGCATTGGCATTCCTTGGAGCAGGTGTCTCTGGTGTATTGAGCTTTGCTACTATAGCATCTGCTGATGAAGCTGAGCATGGCCTACCATGTCCTAGCTATCCCTGGCCTCACAAAGGCATTCTTAGTTCCTATGACCATGCATC AATTCGGCGTGGTCACCAAGTTTATCAACAAGTTTGTGCTTCTTGCCATTCAATGTCTCTGATTTCATATCGAGATCTTGTTGGTGTGGCATACACTGAAGAAGAGACAAAGAATATGGCTGCTGAAATTGAGGTGGTTGATGGGCCAAATGATGAAGGTGAAATGTTTACACGCCCTGGTAAATTAAGTGATCGTTTCCCTCAGCCATATCCAAATGAACAAGCAGCAAGGTTTGCCAATGGAGGAGCATATCCTCCAGACTTGAGCCTTATCACTAAG GCACGACACGATGGGCAAAACTATGTTTTTGCCCTACTCACAGGTTACCGTGATCCTCCTGCAGGTGTTGTG ATTCGAGAAGGTCTGCACTACAACCCTTACTTCCCTGGTGGTGCAATTGCAATGCCCAAAATGCTTATCGATGATGCAGTCGAGTATGAAGATGGAACTCCGGCAACTGAATCACAG ATGGGGAAGGACGTTGTGACATTCTTATCATGGGCAGCAGAACCTGAAATGGAAGAGAGGAAACTG GTGGGGTTCAAATGGATCTTCTTGTTGTCACTTGCTCTTCTCCAAGCTGCATACTATCGGCGACTGAGGTGGTCAGTTCTGAAGTCAAGGAAGTTGATTGTTGATGTTGTCAACTAA